The Anopheles merus strain MAF chromosome 2L, AmerM5.1, whole genome shotgun sequence genome has a segment encoding these proteins:
- the LOC121593700 gene encoding uncharacterized protein LOC121593700 — MRQLTAAVARSLCVCMTMARARELLLFAACLLSMTFVAAKPDFGVDVMIRGSVAVQGTAVMIEQRLSELTKHMSFSLVSSYGLLSDLRTQMDLLARKVATIGTTFATALNQASISNSNVTATFHPVLLSLARLQTLQVDELPPILAEIEKLVKLSIKLELQDSFKTLQSSVQLMVGAVVQLTAAVVDNPVSIDVSIVNMVTRVASMLRANTVPLNYTIASTGENIRAADAFLGRLSRSVQTTTKTVGNDFKSFMDDVEQLQDTTLQALGCTKQEISGLGASVEPLLAILCAGSGPCDIRTTVAKILQLQSDDQDEVALTVREQFSKLTPYETILTSVASVTFSRAYELGLYLADVTAMKGPYGLYCLNKYASVVEQLLPRVRDGFIVCYRQEHTRLRTLRTSLLNMYATFVYDFEDLFDQLQLCTGESGNFSCVTAVNGLYTQLVEQMKKKLKLMKSFLVAETTSSARRLLLCGTEASLAVANDRAQLWSEIGKCRQNGPSYNVPMMEA; from the exons ATGCGGCAGCTTACTGCTGCTGTAGCTCgatcgttgtgtgtgtgcatgacaATGGCTCGCGCAAGAGAACTTTTGCTATTTGCTGCCTGTCTGCTGTCG ATGACGTTCGTCGCAGCAAAACCCGACTTTGGCGTTGATGTGATGATCCGGGGCAGTGTAGCGGTGCAAGGTACGGCCGTCATGATCGAGCAGCGGTTGAGCGAGCTGACAAAACACATGAGCTTTTCGCTTGTCTCGTCCTACGGCTTGCTGAGCGATTTGCGCACCCAGATGGACCTGCTGGCGCGCAAGGTGGCTACCATTGGGACGACCTTTGCAACTGCGTTGAACCAGGCCAGTATAAGCAACAGCAACGTCACTGCTACCTTCCATCCCGTCTTGCTCTCCCTCGCGCGTCTGCAAACACTACAGGTGGACGAATTACCTCCAATTCTGGCTGAAATCGAAAAACTCGTCAAACTATCGATCAAGCTAGAGCTGCAGGACTCATTCAAGACGCTGCAAAGCTCAGTGCAACTTATGGTCGGAGCGGTAGTGCAGCTAACCGCAGCCGTTGTTGACAATCCGGTGAGCATAGATGTGTCCATCGTCAATATGGTAACTCGAGTGGCTTCGATGTTGCGAGCAAACACTGTTCCGCTAAACTACACGATCGCTTCGACGGGTGAGAATATTCGAGCGGCTGATGCATTCCTCGGAAGGCTGTCCAGGTCGGTACAGACCACAACGAAAACGGttggaaatgattttaaaagcTTTATGGATGATGTGGAGCAATTGCAAGACACGACGCTGCAAGCATTGGGCTGCACCAAGCAAGAGATCAGTGGTCTCGGCGCATCGGTTGAACCCTTGCTGGCAATACTATGCGCCGGCTCGGGCCCGTGCGATATTCGGACTACGGTTGCAAAAATTCTGCAATTGCAGTCGGATGACCAAGATGAAGTGGCCCTCACGGTGAGGGAACAGTTCAGCAAGTTAACCCCGTACGAAACCATCCTAACATCGGTCGCATCTGTCACGTTCAGTCGAGCCTATGAGCTCGGTTTGTATCTTGCCGACGTGACGGCTATGAAGGGACCGTACGGCCTGTACTGTTTGAACAAGTACGCCAGCGTGGTGGAACAGCTTCTACCGCGCGTAAGGGATGGTTTCATAGTGTGCTATCGGCAGGAGCACACGCGACTACGAACGCTCCGCACCAGCCTGCTCAACATGTACGCGACGTTCGTGTACGATTTCGAGGATCTGTTCGATCAGCTACAGCTCTGCACTGGGGAGTCGGGCAATTTTTCATGCGTAACTGCTGTGAACGGTCTCTACACACAGTTGGTGGagcaaatgaagaaaaaactgAAGCTAATGAAGTCGTTTCTGGTGGCGGAGACAACTAGTAGCGCCCgtcggctgctgctgtgcggtACGGAAGCCTCCCTAGCTGTCGCGAACGATCGGGCGCAGCTATGGAGCGAAATTGGAAAGTGTCGACAGAATGGGCCGTCTTACAATGTGCCAATGATGGAGGCTTGA
- the LOC121593438 gene encoding uncharacterized protein LOC121593438 has protein sequence MPGTWLSSVGVFCLLLCFVSGEPRPDFALGSTLLGTVRVSGAIDDTQLAVADVNANLYINLNSTYPGLSALLKLTQEVGETAARLLYNVLTPLESLAPSRSSQDVQLFDDVLNNITALQTFISVRLVAISTDIEMKLGGFLPSKLEDVFGRVVLGLQELGLALETLKSAVTAVLGGGSQGECPPKSVRPKLVYRVVYAVRTLRAYLPAVTYTLTTAVENVALADRFIVRLSEDTKQVQDPNQYVDLVRATTGMVSRAVATSIATVTAEYAKVSAKLPQFANLTTLMAYGQVGQLMNSYNAVLMQLGTVGASFDASLADIAEKLRLALQPDESTPMVDNAEVVATLVTTLISSSPYGRFCFYKYSELLLGLTDTGLLGVEGCISRETLRLHQLSYALQEQARLLLFDLQDLPTELGECNLLPNANRRAACVTTVVGFYTNVAASFRTKFNNLYSTGSAEADASKNRLAACVKVLQFKLVDGSSTDLNAQIRKCSMVGPVP, from the exons ATGCCTGGAACTTGGTTGTCATCGGTGGGCGTGTTCTGCCTGCTGCTG TGCTTTGTGTCAGGTGAACCGCGTCCTGATTTCGCCCTCGGTAGTACCCTCCTCGGGACGGTGCGTGTATCCGGAGCCATCGATGATACGCAGCTGGCCGTGGCCGATGTCAATGCGAATCTGTACATCAATCTCAACTCCACCTATCCGGGGCTGTCCGCGCTGCTCAAGCTAACACAGGAAGTCGGAGAAACTGCCGCCCGCCTGCTGTACAATGTGCTTACTCCACTCGAATCGCTCGCTCCCTCGCGGAGCTCGCAAGACGTGCAGCTGTTTGACGATGTGCTCAACAACATTACCGCCCTGCAAACGTTCATATCAGTGCGACTCGTGGCCATCAGCACCGACATTGAGATGAAACTGGGTGGCTTTCTGCCCTCGAAGCTGGAGGACGTGTTTGGGCGTGTCGTGCTGGGGCTGCAGGAGTTGGGCCTGGCGTTGGAGACCCTGAAGAGCGCCGTTACAGCAGTGCTTGGTGGAGGCAGCCAAGGGGAGTGTCCTCCAAAATCCGTCCGACCCAAGCTTGTCTATCGGGTGGTGTACGCCGTCCGTACGCTTAGGGCTTACCTGCCCGCGGTGACGTACACACTGACGACCGCGGTCGAGAACGTCGCGTTAGCCGATCGGTTCATTGTTCGGCTGTCGGAGGACACGAAGCAAGTGCAGGATCCGAACCAGTACGTCGATCTAGTGCGGGCCACCACCGGCATGGTATCCAGGGCAGTCGCTACCAGCATTGCCACAGTAACTGCTGAATACGCGAAGGTATCCGCCAAGCTGCCGCAGTTTGCCAACCTTACCACGCTGATGGCCTACGGACAGGTGGGCCAACTGATGAACTCCTACAACGCCGTGCTGATGCAGCTCGGCACCGTTGGTGCATCGTTCGATGCCTCGCTGGCGGACATTGCGGAGAAACTGCGGCTCGCACTGCAACCGGACGAAAGCACGCCGATGGTAGACAATGCGGAGGTAGTCGCGACGCTTGTCACCACCCTAATCTCTAGCAGTCCGTACGGGCGCTTCTGTTTCTACAAATACTccgagctgctgctcggcCTGACCGACACCGGACTGCTCGGGGTGGAAGGCTGCATTAGCCGGGAGACGTTGCGGCTGCATCAGCTTAGTTACGCGCTGCAGGAGCAGGccaggctgctgctgttcgatcTGCAAGATCTGCCCACCGAGCTGGGCGAATGTAATCTGCTGCCGAACGCGAACCGCCGTGCGGCGTGTGTTACGACG GTGGTTGGTTTTTACACCAATGTGGCGGCCAGTTTCCGTACCAAATTCAACAACCTGTACAGTACGGGTTCGGCGGAAGCGGATGCAAGCAAAAACCGTCTGGCGGCGTGCGTGAAGGTGCTACAGTTTAAGCTGGTGGATGGATCCTCGACCGACCTGAACGCTCAGATTCGGAAGTGCTCGATGGTGGGCCCAGTGCCATAG
- the LOC121594114 gene encoding uncharacterized protein LOC121594114, translated as MMRLLVFVLCVQSLSQLLPSAHAKPDFGIKLPIKSSGKVSTAAQKAQTVLLAADDNTPYMVEANYKGLQELANITVRVAIDLVTIGSDLVPNVTALVSDVSGNMSGAFATMFTSINTTKEAISTKLPVAIADIKVVFKTHFASEGLDYIPKQFSDGFRRIVLGLDDLTAKLQSLRLALDAAGTQAGGVTELTEALVKQYVKPAFIYEVVFSINQLKAYLPVIKYTIDSTLENINLADDYLLLVQKASNQSADVSGTVLESVKNVTDALAIDVKAGVDSYALEYSADAANIQNLTHITAAPAFSNVTGALSSFRDVFNKTQTERYTAMDGQLQTLLNTIANALSVGNATTTVSSPLLESLILTVIENGKYAQFCFNKYMGLVFGFLTSLSDNSALCVDKEIIRLEYLQDTLATARILLPPDYEDLFNELSICDSLTTPDKLNECIQALSGFYAEVVVNFDLKMQYLFELIETEAAASANRFLICNELAKVNLVEFTESDLMNSIRACALTGPTADD; from the exons ATGATGCGCCTACTGGTGTTTGTGCTGTGCGTGCAGAGTCTCTCGCAG CTCCTGCCGTCCGCTCACGCGAAGCCCGACTTTGGCATCAAGCTACCGATCAAGAGCAGTGGGAAGGTGTCCACTGCAGCGCAGAAAGCGCAAACCGTACTGCTGGCGGCGGACGATAACACCCCGTACATGGTAGAAGCCAACTACAAGGGGCTGCAGGAGCTGGCCAACATTACGGTGCGCGTTGCCATCGACCTGGTGACGATCGGTAGCGACCTCGTCCCGAACGTGACCGCCCTGGTGTCGGACGTGTCCGGCAATATGTCCGGCGCGTTCGCGACCATGTTCACGAGCATCAACACTACCAAGGAAGCGATCAGCACCAAGCTACCGGTAGCGATCGCGGACATTAAGGTCGTGTTCAAGACGCACTTCGCCAGCGAAGGGCTCGACTACATACCGAAACAGTTTAGCGACGGCTTCCGCCGCATCGTGCTCGGGCTGGACGACCTGACGGCGAAACTGCAAAGCCTCCGGCTGGCACTGGACGCGGCCGGCACGCAAGCCGGCGGTGTGACCGAGCTGACCGAGGCGCTCGTGAAGCAGTACGTCAAGCCCGCATTCATTTACGAAGTCGTGTTCTCGATCAACCAGCTGAAGGCGTACCTCCCCGTTATTAAGTACACGATCGACAGCACGCTCGAGAACATTAACCTGGCCGATGACtatctgctgctggtgcagaaAGCGTCGAACCAGTCGGCCGACGTGTCCGGGACGGTGTTGGAGTCCGTAAAGAACGTAACGGATGCACTGGCGATCGATGTGAAAGCGGGAGTTGACAGTTACGCTCTCGAGTACAGTGCCGACGCAGCCAACATCCAGAATCTGACGCACATAACGGCCGCGCCTGCATTCAGCAACGTCACCGGTGCGTTGTCCAGCTTCCGGGATGTGTTCAACAAAACGCAAACTGAGCGCTACACAGCGATGGACGGTCAGCTTCAGACGCTTCTCAACACCATCGCGAACGCTCTGTCCGTTGGCAATGCAACGACGACCGTGTCCTCCCCACTGCTCGAAAGTCTCATCCTGACCGTGATCGAGAACGGCAAGTATGCGCAGTTCTGTTTCAACAAGTACATGGGCCTGGTGTTCGGTTTCCTAACCTCGCTCTCGGACAACTCGGCGCTCTGTGTGGACAAGGAGATCATACGGCTGGAATATCTGCAGGACACGCTAGCCACTGCGAGGATTCTACTGCCACCGGACTACGAAGACTTGTTCAATGAGCTGAGCATCTGCGACTCACTCACAACACCGGACAAGCTGAACGAATGCATTCAAGCG CTTTCCGGCTTCTACGCTGAGGTGGTGGTGAACTTTGACCTCAAGATGCAGTACCTGTTCGAGCTGATCGAAACGGAAGCGGCCGCAAGCGCGAATCGATTCCTGATCTGCAACGAGCTGGCCAAGGTGAATCTGGTTGAGTTTACCGAATCGGATTTGATGAACAGCATCCGGGCCTGTGCCTTGACGGGCCCCACAGCGGACGACTAG
- the LOC121592662 gene encoding uncharacterized protein LOC121592662 encodes MGVTIAALIVLSLLQSIAAEPRPEFALSAPVRGTSRVGLAASEANAAISVVNNATLSFTIRYNLTLLNQVFSAVQTVANDFQPLGTTVISSINALASNASGDVDTVFGAALAAVANASSYVTDRMPNITTPLILLVGKPLIEKFEDSFQHIGKALSALNVTLIGLQQGARNAQAAVGVDGTLTSAIVSSYMRSSLITDLVKGLQLLRATVPVLKYTVDSTIEGIAIADQYMLDLANRVALTLGEKSSIAADLDGIIVAIGSAITNTTTSIGTDLSSLQGNFSSLTNVAAAANGSAILALLGDYAANLADLRNKTPSVDTVLGSLKDSVINVYAVAAPLFIIQDSYVVNALIATLIANAEYSQYCFYKYKDFFFSMLDRVSIDARECVDKEVTRLEYFRTTIELMLDVLYYDYEDIAGDLTVCNGISNQANLDECITSLADIYKRLEAAFGDMFALGYDTIAREIAASGSRLKICLRLSQSSLGESDLPLLLEKITICTKDGPNGDEE; translated from the exons ATGGGAGTTACAATAGCAGCATTGATCGTGCTGTCACTACTGCAG AGCATCGCCGCAGAGCCACGACCAGAGTTTGCGCTGAGCGCACCCGTCCGTGGCACGTCTCGGGTTGGGCTCGCCGCCTCCGAAGCAAACGCTGCCATCTCCGTGGTGAACAATGCCACGCTCAGCTTTACCATCCGCTACAACCTGACGCTGCTGAACCAAGTGTTCAGCGCGGTGCAGACGGTGGCGAACGACTTCCAGCCGCTGGGGACCACCGTCATCAGCAGCATTAATGCGCTCGCCAGCAATGCCAGCGGCGATGTGGACACCGTGTTCGGGGCGGCACTGGCCGCCGTTGCCAATGCGAGCTCGTACGTGACGGACCGAATGCCGAATATCACCACCCCGCTGATCTTGCTGGTCGGCAAGCCACTGATCGAGAAGTTTGAGGACAGTTTCCAGCACATCGGCAAAGCGCTGTCCGCACTGAATGTGACGCTCATCGGCCTGCAGCAGGGGGCACGCAATGCGCAGGCTGCGGTCGGCGTGGACGGCACCCTCACATCGGCGATCGTCTCCAGCTACATGCGCAGCTCGCTGATAACGGACCTGGTGAAGGGGCTGCAGCTGCTGAGAGCCACCGTGCCGGTGCTGAAGTACACCGTGGACAGTACGATCGAGGGCATTGCCATCGCCGACCAGTACATGCTCGATCTGGCGAACAGGGTGGCCCTGACGCTGGGCGAAAAGTCGAGCATTGCGGCGGACCTGGATGGCATCATAGTCGCGATCGGCAGCGCCATCACCAACACGACCACTAGCATCGGTACCGATCTATCGTCGCTGCAGGGCAACTTTTCCTCCCTCACCAACGTCGCTGCGGCGGCCAACGGAAGCGCGATACTCGCGCTGCTGGGCGATTACGCAGCGAACCTGGCCGACCTGCGCAACAAAACCCCGTCCGTGGACACCGTGCTGGGCAGCCTGAAGGACTCGGTGATCAATGTGTACGCGGTGGCGGCACCACTGTTCATCATCCAGGACAGCTACGTAGTGAACGCGCTGATCGCGACGCTCATCGCGAACGCCGAGTACTCGCAGTACTGTTTCTACAAGTACAAGGACTTTTTCTTCTCCATGCTCGACAGGGTCAGCATCGATGCGCGTGAGTGCGTCGACAAGGAGGTGACGCGGCTGGAGTACTTTCGCACCACGATCGAGCTGATGCTGGACGTGCTGTACTACGACTATGAGGACATTGCCGGCGATCTGACCGTGTGCAATGGCATCAGCAATCAGGCCAACCTGGACGAGTGCATCACCTCG CTGGCCGATATCTACAAAAGACTGGAGGCAGCGTTTGGCGACATGTTTGCTCTCGGGTACGATACGATCGCGCGCGAGATTGCAGCGAGCGGCAGCCGATTGAAGATTTGCCTGCGCCTCTCACAGTCTTCGCTCGGCGAGTCGGAtctgccgttgctgctggaAAAGATCACCATTTGTACCAAAGACGGACCGAACGGCGACGAGGAATGA
- the LOC121592664 gene encoding uncharacterized protein LOC121592664, whose translation MAGCLHATRSSVTHRGRTLGTESERVLLHKHTNKKLSMDRTVLLVLLFLQVSLTFASPDYGIPNAVYGTARLLTSVSDAASYLDTLAAPKLVPANITQTTFNLSNMVQLLQQTGSAIAQDGSSVASAITNLTQSTSGDPAALFDAANRTIQSALDHITQLLPSVNSNLTALIGASVPDQLTDGFGRIELRLITLRTQLSTLKSAILAAIAAAGNTTPIPTDILAKYITLRKVYDVV comes from the exons ATGGCAGGCTGTCTGCACGCAACCAGAAGCTCAGTAACACACAGAGGACGGACGTTGGGTACAGAGAGTGAGCGAGTTTTGCtccacaagcacacaaacaaaaaactgagtATGGATCGTACCGTTCTGTTGGTACTACTTTTCCTTCAG GTATCGCTGACCTTCGCCAGCCCGGACTATGGAATACCGAATGCCGTCTACGGCACGGCCCGGCTACTGACCAGCGTGTCCGACGCAGCCAGCTATCTAGACACGCTGGCGGCACCAAAGCTCGTACCGGCGAACATCACGCAAACCACCTTCAATCTGTCGAACATGGTGCAGCTCCTCCAGCAGACGGGCAGTGCCATAGCGCAAGACGGCAGCAGTGTGGCGAGCGCGATCACCAACCTCACCCAAAGCACATCGGGCGATCCGGCAGCACTGTTCGACGCTGCCAACCGGACCATCCAGAGCGCGCTGGATCACATCACGCAGCTGCTTCCCTCGGTTAACTCCAACCTGACCGCTCTGATCGGTGCCAGCGTACCGGACCAGCTAACCGATGGCTTCGGGCGGATAGAGCTACGACTGATCACGCTGCGCACCCAGCTGAGTACGCTTAAGTCTGCGATTCTTGCAGCGATCGCAGCAGCCGGCAATACCACGCCCATCCCGACGGACATACTGGCGAAGTACATAACACTGAGGAAGGTGTACGACGTGGTGTAG
- the LOC121592665 gene encoding uncharacterized protein LOC121592665 gives MLPPWPYSCYYLDSVKGMVGISDPQVISVTESKLTVALIHTLIDSGPYSRYCFNKYKDQVTDLLNYLLEESSVCIDREIPRLGNLGPAVQSVLDVSAHDFEDINDWLTICDGLQEPANQNLCVTTITQAYTTLGDDFADKYALLYDLTTTEVNASKQRVKICIDLSRRWLADGYIPNLQTGIEQCALNGPTAV, from the exons ATGTTGCCGCCGTGGCCTTACAGCTGCTACTATCTGGACTCGGTCAAGGGTATGGTGGGGATCAGTGACCCTCAGGTCATCTCCGTCACCGAGAGCAAGCTGACCGTGGCCCTGATCCACACGCTGATCGATAGTGGCCCGTACTCGCGCTACTGCTTCAACAAGTACAAGGACCAGGTCACCGATCTGCTCAACTATCTGCTGGAGGAGTCCTCGGTATGCATCGACCGGGAGATACCGCGCCTGGGCAACCTCGGCCCAGCCGTGCAGAGCGTCCTCGATGTCAGTGCGCACGACTTTGAGGACATTAACGATTGGCTTACGATCTGTGACGGGCTGCAGGAACCGGCCAATCAGAACCTGTGCGTCACGACG ATTACCCAAGCGTACACCACGCTGGGAGATGACTTTGCCGACAAGTATGCGCTGCTGTACGACCTGACGACTACCGAGGTGAACGCGAGCAAACAGCGGGTGAAAATCTGCATTGACCTGTCGAGACGATGGCTCGCCGACGGCTACATTCCGAACCTCCAGACCGGCATCGAGCAGTGCGCGCTGAACGGCCCAACTGCGGTCTAG
- the LOC121592661 gene encoding uncharacterized protein LOC121592661 has product MNRLLLAFGLVCLLQGLSAEPRPEFALTGTVPASVRITAVKTEANVTATAIKALNVTTVNSGFAGLIGTKTQIEKVITEFDTKAQSILAAYDTLLAANDGNVSGQFDAFVTTINATITYIATDASNVTAELGVFNYTGISDELTDAFERILTGLIDLRAKTATVQTGIQAAVNSAGSATVSADILRQFVPLRTMYDLLRAASNLRSYLPLVQYILTTTIENIAEADSYLMNLKSLLSSGVSSEASKYGVDIEKVTSEIEAQLAGDFAGEASTTNATYSTVSQLSSITRATNHSDLISTLSTLNTLFTTTTLAGKTATLGAAFDKINTSLTTLVSQLQNSTDVLTNPLVKELVDTLMGNDEYGRYCYHKYKDLVQGLFGQSFDSAWQCVDKEYERLEYLKITLGFIVDILAFDYEDVSVQAEICNSLTSDDNMNSCVAALAKYYKDLFAATADKVTQVFQFATDEAEASENRILICFQLVNIEGSVTAVEEISAELTTCSISGPRGSD; this is encoded by the exons ATGAATCGACTACTGCTAGCGTTCGGGCTCGTCTGCCTACTGCAG GGACTCTCTGCTGAGCCGAGACCAGAGTTTGCGCTGACCGGCACCGTTCCAGCAAGCGTCCGCATTACGGCGGTGAAAACCGAAGCTAATGTCACTGCGACCGCCATCAAGGCACTCAACGTGACCACAGTAAACTCCGGATTTGCGGGGCTGATCGGCACAAAGACTCAGATTGAAAAAGTCATCACCGAGTTCGATACAAAGGCTCAGTCCATCCTTGCCGCCTACGATACGCTGCTGGCCGCTAACGATGGCAACGTCTCTGGACAGTTCGATGCCTTCGTCACCACTATCAATGCAACGATAACTTATATCGCGACCGACGCCAGCAACGTTACGGCCGAGCTGGGCGTGTTCAACTACACCGGTATCTCGGATGAGCTGACGGACGCGTTTGAGCGCATCCTTACCGGTTTGATCGATCTGAGAGCGAAGACCGCCACCGTCCAGACGGGTATCCAGGCCGCAGTTAACAGTGCAGGATCGGCGACAGTCAGTGCGGATATTCTGCGCCAGTTCGTGCCACTGCGCACCATGTACGATCTGCTGCGCGCGGCCAGCAACCTGCGTTCCTATCTGCCGCTGGTGCAGTACATTCTGACCACCACGATCGAGAACATCGCGGAAGCGGACAGTTACTTGATGAATCTGAAGTCACTTCTGTCGTCGGGCGTTTCGTCAGAAGCGAGCAAATACGGTGTCGATATCGAGAAGGTTACCAGCGAAATTGAAGCGCAGCTTGCAGGGGATTTTGCTGGCGAGGCCAGCACTACTAATGCCACTTACTCTACTGTGAGCCAGTTGTCAAGCATTACCAGAGCCACAAACCATAGCGATCTAATCAGTACACTCAGCACGCTGAACACCCtgttcaccaccaccacactggCGGGCAAAACGGCCACTCTCGGTGCGGCATTTGATAAAATCAACACATCACTGACCACCCTCGTCAGTCAGCTGCAGAACTCAACTGATGTGCTTACGAATCCGCTCGTCAAGGAGCTGGTTGACACGCTGATGGGTAATGACGAGTACGGTCGCTACTGCTACCACAAGTACAAGGATCTGGTTCAGGGTCTGTTTGGACAGTCTTTCGATTCGGCCTGGCAGTGTGTGGACAAGGAGTACGAGCGTCTCGAATACTTGAAGATCACGCTTGGGTTCATCGTCGACATCCTCGCTTTTGATTATGAAGATGTCTCAGTGCAAGCCGAAATATGCAACTCACTTACCTCTGACGACAATATGAATAGCTGCGTGGCAGCG CTTGCCAAATACTACAAGGACCTGTTCGCAGCCACTGCCGATAAGGTAACCCAAGTGTTCCAGTTCGCCACGGATGAGGCCGAAGCCAGCGAGAACCGTATCCTTATCTGCTTCCAGCTGGTCAACATTGAAGGATCCGTCACGGCGGTGGAGGAGATCAGCGCTGAACTAACCACCTGCTCCATCAGTGGCCCACGCGGCTCGGATTAA